One Thiocapsa sp. genomic window carries:
- a CDS encoding type II TA system antitoxin MqsA family protein, whose protein sequence is MNMQCPVCGTAELVHDTRDVSFIYKGETTIIPAVTGDFCPACAESVLDLTESRRMSEQVGDFMKQVNAAIVDPGFIAGVRKKLALDQREAAALFGGGVNAFSRYENGKTKPPLALVKLLKVLDRHPELLDEVRAA, encoded by the coding sequence ATGAACATGCAATGTCCCGTTTGTGGCACCGCCGAACTGGTGCATGATACTCGTGACGTCTCGTTTATTTATAAGGGCGAAACCACGATCATTCCTGCTGTGACTGGCGATTTTTGCCCCGCCTGTGCTGAATCAGTCCTAGATCTGACGGAATCGCGTCGAATGAGTGAGCAGGTTGGGGATTTCATGAAGCAGGTGAATGCGGCGATTGTCGATCCGGGATTCATCGCCGGCGTTCGCAAGAAGCTCGCGCTCGATCAGCGGGAAGCCGCAGCGCTCTTTGGTGGTGGCGTCAACGCCTTTTCACGCTACGAAAACGGCAAGACCAAGCCACCCCTGGCGCTGGTCAAATTGCTGAAGGTCCTTGACCGTCACCCCGAGTTGTTGGATGAGGTCAGAGCGGCCTAG